A window of the Selenomonadales bacterium genome harbors these coding sequences:
- a CDS encoding FprA family A-type flavoprotein encodes MHATRKVTNDILYIGADDRRLQLFENMFPLPDGVSYNAYLITDEKTALIDTADASVRDQFMENLAFGLNGRKLDYFIINHMEPDHCALIAEIAFRYPDVTLVANTKIFTMIDQFFGLQLPAERKLVVKEGDTLSLGKHQLSFVFAPMVHWPEVMMTYDATDKVLFCADAFGTFGTVNGNIFNDEIDYRDGYFVAEARRYYTNIVGKYGMQVQAALKKASTVDIAMLAPLHGPIWRTDLGFIIDLYTHWATYTAEDKAVAVFYSSIYGNTKSAVAALAMALGDRGVKNVKIYDVSKTDISYMIAEAFRVSTIVLAATTYNNGIFPKMHYLLDDMKALCVQNKKVAIIENGSWAPQSGKLMQGIVSEMKNMELIGDKVTIKSSLADAASLYALADAIAETVKG; translated from the coding sequence ATGCATGCAACCAGAAAAGTAACCAATGACATTCTCTACATCGGCGCGGACGACCGTCGTCTGCAATTATTCGAAAATATGTTCCCGCTCCCCGACGGTGTATCGTACAACGCGTACCTCATCACCGACGAAAAAACGGCTCTCATCGACACGGCAGATGCCTCCGTCAGAGATCAGTTCATGGAAAACCTCGCCTTCGGCCTTAATGGCCGCAAGCTCGACTACTTCATCATCAACCACATGGAACCCGACCACTGCGCACTCATCGCAGAGATCGCATTCCGTTATCCCGACGTAACGCTCGTTGCGAATACAAAGATCTTCACCATGATCGACCAGTTCTTCGGTCTTCAGCTCCCTGCTGAACGCAAGCTCGTCGTCAAAGAAGGTGACACGCTCTCCCTCGGCAAACATCAGCTCTCGTTCGTATTCGCACCGATGGTACACTGGCCGGAAGTTATGATGACGTACGATGCGACTGACAAAGTCCTCTTCTGCGCAGACGCATTCGGCACGTTCGGCACGGTAAACGGCAACATCTTCAACGACGAAATTGATTATCGTGACGGCTACTTCGTTGCCGAAGCACGCCGCTACTACACGAACATCGTCGGCAAATACGGTATGCAGGTACAAGCTGCGCTCAAAAAAGCGTCCACCGTCGATATCGCGATGCTCGCACCGCTCCACGGTCCGATCTGGCGCACCGACCTCGGCTTCATCATCGATCTCTACACGCACTGGGCAACGTACACGGCAGAAGACAAAGCAGTCGCAGTATTCTACAGCTCCATTTACGGCAACACGAAGTCTGCTGTAGCAGCGCTTGCCATGGCACTCGGTGACCGCGGTGTGAAAAACGTCAAAATTTATGACGTCTCGAAAACGGACATCTCCTACATGATCGCCGAAGCGTTCCGCGTATCGACCATCGTTCTCGCGGCAACGACGTACAACAACGGCATCTTCCCGAAAATGCACTACCTCCTCGACGACATGAAAGCACTCTGCGTCCAGAACAAAAAGGTAGCTATCATCGAAAACGGCTCTTGGGCACCGCAGAGCGGCAAGCTCATGCAAGGAATCGTTT